CACCTTACATAAATCCAAATGGATGTAGCGGGCTTTTCTCTAGGGACCCAGAAGAGGGAatgaggaggggggggggcgcaaCTCCGGGCGGGAGCGACCCAGGGCAGGgctctacattttaaaataattaagagacCCTAGGAATTCTGGCTCCTCGGGAAAACCGGGAGAACGCGCTGATTTGAAGCCCTTTGACTTGGGGATGAAACAGGGAAGGTGGGCAGAATTCAGGGGCCTGGCGGTGAGATGGTGAATCGGAGGGCCCAGGAGCAAGGTTGCGGGCTCCCtattcccacccctcccccagcctaaAGAGCCAGTCTCACTGATCAAATTAATAACCCAGGGGTTCCTTTGAGATGGGCCTTTCGACCCCCAGGCCTGCAGATCTCGGTGGGAAAGGGAATGTGGAGAGGTTAAGAATCCATTGTGTCCTTTTCAGTGTCCTCGGTGCCTAGGACAGTTCCAGCCTGGGTAGGGTGTAGCAGCTCTGTGGCCTTCCCACCCCCGCATCCCCCACCCTCTTAGGTGCAGCACAAGGACACTAAATCTGTTAGACAGCACTCCCTCACCTAAAATTCAAACCAGTGATGTCCTTCTAGGCTGAGGTGAAGTCTCTGCTTGTCCTCCAAAAGACCTGGGGAAGAGAATATTCCAgtgtgtttgcattttaattctaCAGGTCTGCCATTACCCCTCTCTGAaacttccatatttaaaaaaaaaaaaggagcggaTACCACATCCGGGGCCTCTGtctttggtgggggagggagaaaagaaatgatagagCCTTTTCATGACCCTTTGAGTACTCTCTGTTAGAATTCACTTGACGATGAGTTATGTGGTCATCTGAAACttgcaaaaacaaataactctaGTTGATACCAGACAGAGATGAATGCAGGTTTTGCTCTGGAGTGTAACTGCCCTacatagatatatttattttttgaattgtaCTTGAGATTCTCTATTCATCCTTTTTCGAAAATGAATCAACTCAGTCCTGGGATGGAATTTTAAACGCTAagcaagttaaataaataagaacgTGCAGATTTAAAGAGGGGAGAAGATCAAGTAAGTAATGATTATTTACATAAGTGAGACCAAGTTTAGGTTTTGATCAGAGTTGGATATGCACACCCTCAGCACATATGGAAACGCTCAGGCAAATGGTTTTTGTAGTATTGGGTTTTTTTGCCATTGGaaattaatccatttttttttctttgttttcttgcagTTACCTTATTGGATTCCAGGTCTGTTCAGGGAGAACTTGGGTGGATAGCGAGCCCTCTGGAAGGAGGGGTAAGTTCCGAGTTGCTCTCTGATCCAAAGGGTAAAAAGGAGTGATTAGCAACTTTCTGAGAGTCCTAATGGCTTGATTCTTGTTGATTGTGGTGAGGGGGTCAGATTTCCACCATGGCCTATGAAGTGAATTACGCTTTGTTGGAGAAATCCTATACTCCCTTTGGATGGCTCTGTCATAGAAGAAGTAGAAACCAAAAGGGCAGAAAGGGGTTTCAAAATTAGGAGATTGGTGGAGGCATAGACTTAGATGcctatttaaaactaaaatacccTCAAGAAATACAATCCAGGGACCAAATTAGAATTCGTGCCTATTAATGTGATGGCCGTGAAGTCCTGACAGGGTTCATTTTAGAGCAATTGTTCtgtttccagatgaggaaaatgcATAAGTAAAGATACCagggagaaaacattttctgattgCAGCAGGTACAGGTTTAGTTCTATGTGTAAGCaacagggcgggggtgggggtggggggtgatggggATGGTCCTTACCTTGCTATCTGCAGCTCTCTTGCACACAAAGAGAAAGACCTATGAACTTGTGCCAGAGGCACAATAtatgcagaaacaaacaaacaaatgaacgaaccaaaacaacaacaacaacaacaagcttTTGAATTGTTGGTGCTGAATGTGGaaagtttaaatatttggaaTCTTGAATCTTTGGGAAAGGGGAAGCTAGAAGATAAAGTATGAGAGAGTTAATCACTGttcatttcttctcaaatttgcCATCCCAGCCTCCTGAAGATTTAAGACCACAGTTAGGTCAATGGCCACATCTTTCCCCCCTCCGCCCTTCAGAACAGGTCAGAATGCATCAGCTTTGGAAAGAAATCCATTTAGCATGTTAACTCTGGCTTCTGCCAAATTTAAAGTAATTctcaaatcctttaaaaattaagtagaTCATTCTACTTTTATATGCTTGATAATCTATGACAGAGTCAGTTGATTAAAAACAATGGaggtgaaagagagggagtgtTTAGCAGGCGAAGGCCCTAAGGCCAGCTCCCGGTATGGTGCCTCACACCACCTGTCCATTGAATCAACAATAAAGGATGAAAAAAGTAAAGATTCACAGAAACTTGTAAAAGGTGGGCTTCAAAAATAAGGCAAGAAAGTAGTAAAGCAAATGGAGACTCTTAGGCGGTCTTTTTCCAAAAGAGGTCGTGTAATCCACATGAAATAAACCGGAGGTCGCCTTGCCTTCCTGTTTATCCGCCTGAACTTGACTGCACTTGGTTGGATCTCTGCTGAAAAATTCTAGTCGGGcctcaaaaccatttttttaaagggagggagAATGATTGGCAGGCCTCTGGCAGTGTAGACAGGCTGTATTCACTGCTGATTGCAGGCAATTGCCCTCATCCTTTGAATGCGAAGAAAGGTACAGCTTTATCTTGTGAGAGTCAGCCTCTTGTTAATCCTATACCCTGGAAAGGTCACTGATTCAGGGAGGCTTTCCCATGCTGTACCAGGAGGATAGCTCTGTAGGTTGACTGTATTAGAACAAAACTGAGGATGGAACGCATCAGTACTTTGAAAATTTAATGAGCCTTATTTTCTTACTGGCCACTCTCAAGTTTGAAGGGAGAAGGCATCGAATATGATTTTGGACCTGCCTTGCTACACTAAATATACATGTGATCTGTTTAAAAGCAAGGAATGACACATTTCTGAGTACAGCCTATGGTCTATCTAGTTTCTGGAAAGCTTTTACCGCAACTTAATATGCTGTAGACATCCCACATCCTGCACCCACCCCCCAACTGCTGAAAGAACACCTGCTCACTTTTTCTAAACACAAAACTTCTTTCGGTCGTCTTGAAGTCTCTTAAAATAATACTGTGCGTATATAGCTGATTGTGTACAACCCAGAACTTTTTATGGACCTAATGTGGACTTCTGAATGCAGAATgtagttgttgtttgttttttttttccccctctccttaaGTATTAGCGGTGtaacattttagatattattgCAAGGGGCTGGAAATGACATTTTGTTTATGTATAATAGAATTAGTCATTCCAAAATATATAGTAGCCATTGAGAGATTATGTGCCGAATTATAAAGTCTCATTAATCTGTAGATCTTGTAATTTAAGAAGACTTTTTCAGGCTTAGAATGAAGGTATGAATTGGATTATCTACCAAGTATGGATGGATTGGCTTTAAAAAgttctttctggggcgcctgggtggcgcagttggttaagcgtccgacttcatccaggtcacgatctcacggtccgtgagttcgagccccgcgtcaggctctgggctgatggctcggagcctggagcctgtttccgattctgtgtctccctctctctctgcccctcccccattcatgctgtgtctctctctgtccaaaaataaataaaaaacgttgaaaaaaaaaaagttaaaaaaaaaaaaagttctttctaGCTAAACATAAAAGCACATTTGTATCTTTTGGTTATTCTGAAATTTCTACCTGTAGGGAGAACGGCTTATATCTTTCTTGGCTGGAAATTCGGGATCACGGTTTGGTCAATAAGTGTTGTCCTctatttgttgttattgttatttttaaacaggAAGGGAAAACTTAACAATACCACAAAGTCAGATATGAAATATAGTCAGAGACAActccctgttctctttttttctgtaagaacAACTAAGCAGAACATAGAATAATTGAAAGGAATGGCTCCTGATGGCAACATTGTAGCAAAAACCTAATTTCTTGGCAGCGGCCCTTTAAAGGAGTATATTGAGTTTCTGATACTgattgtaaaatacaaaactaagGCCGAGATTTGTCATTGTTCTGGTGAATTGATCAATGTGTTTAGACAATTAAGGTCAGGCTGGAAAATTCACATTAGACCCAAACTATCCTGTATGAACTCTATGGAGATATCCCTGTGTGCTTTCATTTACATTGATAAATGTGTTTTTCCATATTCCCTTTGTTCTGAGATGAGAAGCATGCTGAGTAGGGTTTTTTTGAAGGTGGAGATCTATTTTTGGATTTACATGAATTTCCCCAAATAAGTAAATTACTGGTGATTTATTGCTTAGcggataaaaagaaattttaatcaCCACAGGGCACTTATCCCTCCCCGTTCCAACTTTCATAATGGTCGCAGATGAAAGGGATACAGAATTTTATGCAGTGTGGCCCTTCACAGAGTAACATTTCCATCCATTAATAGTTTTCCAATGCACAGATGGAAAACCCGTTAAAAGATACATTATGGTTGTACGTACTTCATTGGATTGAATGGAGCTTTAAGTGGAGCTATTAtggaatatgaattttttttaaactatctttttttcttctaattatattCATGTGTTAGATACTTAAGCTGATTTATACCAGATCTATATAAATGCATCACTGTAGATATTAGGGAAGAATTGGAGGCTTCCTGCTAGCCCTCTAGGAGCCCCCAATCTTGTTACTcttaggattatttttaaaagctgtggcAAGAGTGCAATTACGACTCTAGTCACAGTGAGTTCAGACTGTCCCACCAGTAGAATCTTTATGTGAGGAAGTCGATTGCAAAGAAAACCCTAAAagccttctttaattttcttgggCTTTCAATCATAGATACCAcctactattttattttcaatgtccTCAGAATATTTGGAAGAGGCATATGTGCGTTCTTGTTTCCTTACGggtatgtgttttaaaaataggaatatgtatataaaaatcagAGTATACATAATTCATTGAATCCATTGCTCTGGAAAGGTGTCTCATTGTTATGAATGACAGTGGATTTGAGAAATCCAACCATAAAGTTTGCTCTCTGTCTTCCCAGGATTACCAAAACCAGAAGAGTGAGATTTTCTTTACCTCTTTAAAGAATAGGGAcggtgccaaaaaaaaaaaaaaaaaaaatcgactgacatttttttttttaggtattagAGAGCAAAGTTCTGACAGGAGCACCACTAATTAACTGATAATTGTCTTCCTTTGGCAagcttctttcttcctgctcttaaTTTGCAGGTCTCTGCTCAGTTGTTGAAACAATACACATACTAGTTTTTCATTTATGAGTAAATTTGAACTGTTGCCACTTGAAATTGTAGCTGTTGTAATAGGTGAATTTGAGGTTGTTGGACCACCACAAGGAACTGCTAGTGAACTCATAAGCAATAAATCTACCAATGCCTCTGGATTttaggcaaaagaatgaaacaaccacaacacacacacacacacacacacacacacacacacacaaaccagaaaacaaaaaataaaaaaaatacttccccaATAAAATGTTGTCTTGTCTCCCATAAGACGTTTCATTAGTGAGGGTTGATGCTCAGGAGTTTGCTTCCTCACTGGAACAAAAATCATCACTGTCCTGCGAGGGTAAAACGGAATTGACAAATCACAGTATGATGACATTTTGTAATTGATACATTTCCTCTGGATCTTTGCAGTGGGAGGAAGTGAGTataatggatgaaaaaaatacaCCAATCCGAACCTACCAAGTGTGCAATGTGATGGAACCCAGTCAGAATAACTGGCTACGAACTGATTGGATCACCCGAGAAGGGGCTCAGAGGGTGTACATTGAGATCAAGTTCACCTTGAGAGACTGCAACAGTCTTCCGGGTGTCATGGGGACTTGCAAGGAGACGTTTAACCTGTACTACTATGAATCGGACAATGACAAAGAGCGTTTCATCCGAGAGAGCCAGTTTGCCAAGATTGACACCATTGCGGCCGACGAGAGCTTCACCCAAGTGGACATTGGTGACAGAATCATGAAGCTGAACACTGAGATCCGGGATGTAGGGCCACTGAGCAAAAAAGGGTTTTACCTGGCTTTTCAGGATGTGGGGGCCTGCATTGCCCTGGTGTCGGTCCGCGTGTTCTATAAGAAGTGTCCGCTCACCGTTCGCAACCTGGCCCAATTTCCAGACACCATCACAGGGGCTGATACGTCTTCCCTGGTGGAAGTTCGAGGCTCCTGTGTCAACAACTCAGAAGAAAAGGATGTGCCAAAAATGTACTGTGGGGCAGATGGTGAGTGGCTGGTACCCATTGGCAACTGCCTATGCAATGCTGGGCATGAAGAGTGGAATGGAGAATGCCAAGGTAAGGAGAGCCATATTGTACTTTTCATTAGGGCTTAGTGCACGTAATTAAATCAGAGATGAGACTAAATGGAGTAAAGCCAGTAATTAGCAGCCCCTGTGGGATGTGGTGGGACAGAGGGGTCTAATGAGTAAGTGCTATAGCTCCAGGTGGCAAGGCTAAGACATTTCTAATACTGACAAAATAAATGATGCTGTGTAATCAGCAGAAGGCCAAACACATTTGCTAACAGGCACTTAGATCTGAACTGGCTTGATGTGCCCTCTGAAATGTAAATGAACAAGTGGAAGAAACAGACTCGATTGATCTTTACTTTAAGCAGGCAGACACGTTTTCAAGCCATAGTTTTGCTGTCTACAGACCTGGGAAAATGGCAGCAATGGTTAAATATCTCTCGTCGCGTATGTATGTACAGGAACGACTTAACTGTGACATTAGGATTGCATTCTTGCAATTCCCTCCCACTGATTAAAATCGAGCTGTGTGAAGAAAGTCCAGTTTTTCCTGTCTCATGGGCCAGTGTAGACGAGTGGAGTGGAGTATAGACAAAATGGAGTGACAAGGTTTCAAGTACACTCTGTTCCACCGAGCACCCATTGATAGGGTCTGCAAGTGACATTAATCTTGATGAAAGACCTCTTGATTTCCCCGAGGAGGTGATAAAGAGCTAATGAGAGGCTTACTTGATCTGTATGGTCGGAAGCCATAGTAAATTGTGATCCATTTTGGTTATTGAGTTTTTGAAGAAATCGAGACTTTTTTCTATCACGTTAATTACTACTTATCATATTACCAAGACGATTTTCTTTGCTGAAGTTTAGTGTATGCAATTCTTCCTTCCCTTATTTCTCCTTCCTGGGGTGTTTTTGTAAAAGAGTTTTCTTTGCAGCGGCTTTGTTTCTGAGCAGGGGGATGAAAAAAGTTCATATTTAGATGGATTGCTCATGTTGTGTGTGGATTAAGGCTTAAAAAACTCAGTCATGCCTAGTGTTGTTATTTTTgcttgatgttttatttttagtggttATCAATAGTCTGCTGCCACCAATCTTATGGTTACTGCTAAACAGTGTAACTCTGGTCCCGACTATGGAACGGATCCGATTAATCTTTTCTCAGGGTGACTGTTGAGCTGTAGACTGATTGCCACATGGTTCATCTGATTTGGTGATTAAAGACCCCGCAATAACTGACTGCCAAACAATTTGTCTGGCATTTCAACCATCTTAATGACAGGGTGGGATTAGCCATGGGACAATCCACTTGACTGACTGGAAATCAACAGTTATAACCTCAAGAAAGTTGCATTTTTGGTAATTTGATGTCATAGGTTAtgcatttttcccctttataCTTTATGCTGTTTTAAAGTGGCACTCCTGCTTTGCTAGTTATTTCTAGGAGCAGCTAACAAGGAATGTTGTAAATCCATCgtaaataaaacaatgaaggCTGGCTACCTTTTCTATTGACCCAGAGTGAAAAGGTAAACTtgtaaatttgaaaacttttagGTTGGTTGttaaagttgtttgtttgtttacaacgATTAATTTCTCGGTCACTGTGTTGGCTCTTGACTTAGCAGCTACTAGATCGGCTCTACCAAATTGAAACCCTGAAGTATATTCTGGTAGGAGTATTAGAACATATATGAGAGCATTGTTATTGGCACCTAGATTGCAATCATCATAGCAGGAACAGTGACGTGAACAGGACAATGACACCGCATCACATCTAGAGTAAATTATTCTGCCTCTTCGATTTTTGTAACACAGGACTTGCATGCCTTCCCATGTCAagattcttatatatatttaaaagaaaacaaaacaaaacaccgtTGTCTTCCATTTCCTGCTCTGGCATTAGGAATCTCTGTATCTAATGTCATTGATTTTCAATTGTCACAGAGCCCAGTAACTCATACATT
The sequence above is drawn from the Neofelis nebulosa isolate mNeoNeb1 chromosome 2, mNeoNeb1.pri, whole genome shotgun sequence genome and encodes:
- the EPHA4 gene encoding ephrin type-A receptor 4 isoform X5; the encoded protein is MAGIFYFVLFSFLFGICDAVTGSRVYPANEVTLLDSRSVQGELGWIASPLEGGWEEVSIMDEKNTPIRTYQVCNVMEPSQNNWLRTDWITREGAQRVYIEIKFTLRDCNSLPGVMGTCKETFNLYYYESDNDKERFIRESQFAKIDTIAADESFTQVDIGDRIMKLNTEIRDVGPLSKKGFYLAFQDVGACIALVSVRVFYKKCPLTVRNLAQFPDTITGADTSSLVEVRGSCVNNSEEKDVPKMYCGADGEWLVPIGNCLCNAGHEEWNGECQARSLPLRSTRAESDGFHAPLWIVEYGY